In a genomic window of Pangasianodon hypophthalmus isolate fPanHyp1 chromosome 1, fPanHyp1.pri, whole genome shotgun sequence:
- the grb7 gene encoding growth factor receptor-bound protein 10 — MQVDRRWTEVFNDDVRETMRREETSNPMKSSCLSVSPSTPRSQPLTIRNSYSSKGEFRPSSMPSIPNPFPELCSPSHSPVRVGSLAGSSTPTEEDTHVVRVFGEDTHSRSVVVSSAATAREVCHILVESTHCTDEENWALLEQHPSLGLERCLEDHEVVSKVQSSWPQDGDTKLLFRKNYAKYEFFKKPAQYFPENMISDCTDVKTGMTPSQLVQSMLKCGSCPEIQGYLHVREAGKKSWKKLYFILRRSGLYCSTKGSSKEPRHLQCVADLEDVSVYTVGNSRKLYSSPKGHTFCMKTSRGRFHSQELKLLCADSEQSKTCWVTAFRLFKYGKQLQCNYLLAQANPNLQIPPRNNTKRADGEESMVAMDFSGKSGGRVILNPREAENAEQEEGYNWRKREALRYSLPNSSHGSRPPAVHQTQPWFHGGVSRSEAQQLLEEQGQADGLFLIRDSQLHAQCFVLSLCHQRKIKHYLLIPCEEGGRQYYTMDDGVTLFIDLLQLVEFHQINRGILPVCLKHPCIRIAL; from the exons atGCAGGTGGATCGTCGTTGGACGGAGGTTTTTAATGACGATGTGCGTGAGACCATGCGCAGAGAGGAGACATCGAATCCAATGAAGAGCTCGTGCCTCTCCGTCAGTCCCTCCACACCACGATCACAACCGCTGACAATCAGGAACAGTTACAG ctccAAAGGAGAGTTTAGACCTTCATCGATGCCGTCCATACCCAATCCATTCCCTGAACTTTGTAGTCCCTCGCACTCTCCAGTACGGGTCGGCTCGCTGGCGGGAAGTTCCACGCCCACCGAAGAAGACACGCAT gtggtaaGGGTTTTCGGAGAGGACACACACAGTCGCTCTGTGGTCGTGTCGTCAGCGGCAACGGCGCGAGAGGTGTGTCATATTCTGGTCGAGTCGACTCACTGTACGGATGAAGAGAACTGGGCTCTCCTCGAGCAGCACCCTTCACTAGGGCTTG AGCGCTGCCTTGAGGACCATGAAGTGGTGTCTAAGGTGCAGTCGTCCTGGCCACAAGATGGCGACACCAAGCTGCTCTTCCGTAAAAACTACGCCAAGTACGAGTTCTTCAAAAAGCCAGCG caatATTTCCCAGAGAACATGATTTCTGACTGCACCGACGTCAAGACAGGAATGACGCCATCGCAGCTTGTCCAG AGTATGCTGAAGTGCGGATCATGTCCAGAGATTCAGGGCTACCTGCATGTACGTGAAGCAGGAAAGAAGTCGTGGAAGAAACTGTACTTCATTTTGCGACGATCTGGACTTTACTGCTCCACCAAGGGCTCGTCTAAG gagcctCGACACCTTCAGTGTGTAGCTGATCTCGAGGACGTCAGCGTGTATACAGTCGGCAACAGTCGGAAACTCTACAGCTCACCCAAAGGACACACTTTCTGCATGAAG actaGCAGAGGCAGATTTCACTCTCAGGAGCTTAAACTGTTGTGTGCGGACAGTGAACAGAGTAAAACCTGCTGGGTTACGGCCTTCAGACTGTttaag tatggGAAGCAGCTTCAGTGTAATTACCTGTTGGCGCAGGCGAATCCTAACCTACAGATCCCCCCACGAAATAACACCAAG CGAGCAGATGGAGAGGAGTCGATGGTAGCCATGGATTTCTCAGGAAAGAGCGGAGGCCGAGTGATCCTCAACCCGCGAGAGGCCGAGAACGCTGAGCAGGAGGAGGGATATAACTGGAGG aagaGAGAGGCGCTGCGCTACAGCCTACCAAACAGCAGCCACGGGTCACGACCTCCAG cCGTACACCAGACTCAGCCCTGGTTCCATGGCGGCGTTTCCCGGTCTGAAGCCCAACAACTGCTGGAGGAGCAGGGTCAGGCGGATGG GCTGTTTTTGATTCGGGACAGTCAGCTGCACGCTCAGTGTTTTGTCTTGTCACTATGTCATCAGCGGAAGATCAAACACTACCTGCTCATTCCC tGTGAGGAGGGTGGCAGGCAGTACTACACGATGGACGACGGTGTCACTCTCTTCATTGACCTACTGCAGCTGGTGGAGTTTCACCAGATTAATCGGGGCATCCTCCCCGTGTGCCTCAAACACCCGTGCATACGCATAGCTCTCTGA